The Vulpes vulpes isolate BD-2025 chromosome 10, VulVul3, whole genome shotgun sequence genome has a window encoding:
- the COMT gene encoding catechol O-methyltransferase, which yields MPEAPPLLLAALSLGLVLLVLLCLRHLNLGLLFIGWNELVLQPLHNLFMGDTKEQRILRHVLQHAVARDPQSVLEAIDTYCSQKEWAMNVGDKKGQILDAVVREQRPSVLLELGAYCGYSAVRMARLLEPGARLITIELNPDFAAITQQMLDFAGLQDRVTILTGASQDTIPELKKKHDVDTLDMVFLDHWKDRYLPDTLLLEECGLLRKGTVLLADNVICPGTPEFLAYVRGNNRFECTHFPSYLEYSKRVDGLEKVVYKGPGSPTQP from the exons ATGCCAGAAGCCCCACCCCTGCTGTTGGCAGCCTTGTCATTgggcctggtgctgctggtgctgctctgCCTGCGACATTTGAACTTGGGCTTACTTTTTATCGGCTGGAATGAGTTGGTCCTGCAGCCGCTCCACAACCTGTTCATGGGGGACACGAAGGAGCAGCGCATCCTGCGACATGTGCTCCAGCACGCGGTGGCCAGGGACCCACAAAGTGTGCTGGAGGCCATTGATACCTACTGCTCGCAGAAGGAGTGGGCCATGAACGTGGGTGACAagaaag GCCAGATCTTGGATGCAGTGGTGCGGGAGCAGCGGCCATCGGTGCTGCTGGAGCTGGGAGCCTACTGCGGCTACTCGGCCGTGCGCATGGCCCGCCTGCTGGAGCCTGGGGCCCGCCTGATCACCATCGAGCTCAACCCTGACTTCGCCGCCATCACCCAGCAGATGCTGGACTTCGCAGGCCTGCAGGACAGG GTCACCATTCTGACTGGGGCATCCCAGGACACCATCCCCGAGCTGAAGAAGAAGCATGATGTGGACACGCTAGACATGGTCTTCCTTGACCACTGGAAGGATCGGTACCTGCCGGACACACTCCTCCTAGAG GAGTGTGGCCTGCTACGGAAAGGGACAGTGCTGCTGGCTGACAACGTCATCTGCCCAGGAACACCAGAATTCCTGGCATATGTGCGTGGGAACAACCGCTTTGAGTGCACACACTTCCCCTCGTACCTGGAATACTCCAAGAGAGTGGATGGCCTGGAGAAGGTGGTCTACAAGGGCCCAGGCAGCCCAACACAGCCGTGA